One region of Gossypium raimondii isolate GPD5lz chromosome 6, ASM2569854v1, whole genome shotgun sequence genomic DNA includes:
- the LOC105774116 gene encoding uncharacterized protein LOC105774116, which translates to MSEEEWVKEALTDSMLAAKVLLSLYQASSPPPRSDSASSQALQVEWSVRQRRSKQSLKKKSEPARASPTTPLSWSGGISVSGGGSADGSEESSRPPLKPVDNARSKVAATSEISPPKRSRRKKTLAELKEEISSHLKENRSLKNELEIVKLKFENIKTKNETLSRKLQFEKERTKNESSKRMKLDSHRATETSTACIEPKINATSEPPQQREVASQTSAACNENKRHPPNECSEGQDMTKASCDDASFALPDLNLPIEDDSGL; encoded by the exons AAGCGTCGTCTCCGCCGCCACGGTCAGACAGTGCTTCCTCCCAGGCTTTGCAAGTCGAGTGGAGTGTCCGTCAACGTCGGTCTAAGCAATCTCTTAAGAAGAAAAGCGAACCGGCACGAGCCAGTCCCACCACGCCGCTTTCTTGGAGTGGTGGCATTTCTGTTAGTGGAGGCGGTAGTGCTGACGGATCCGAGGAGTCTAGCCGTCCTCCTTTGAAGCCGGTTGATAACGCTAGATCTAAG GTTGCGGCCACAAGCGAGATATCTCCTCCCAAGCGGTCTAGAAGAAAAAAG ACATTAGCTGAGCTTAAAGAGGAGATAAGTTCACACTTGAAGGAAAATAGAAGTTTGAAGAAT GAATTGGAAATTGTGAAGCTTAAGTTCGAGaatattaaaaccaaaaatgaaaCTTTAAGCAGAAAGCTCCAATTCGAGAAAGAAAGAACCAAGAATGAAAGCTCTAAGAGAATGAAG CTTGATTCACATCGGGCAACAGAAACATCAACTGCTTGTATTGAACCAAAGATTAATGCAACCTCAGAGCCACCACAGCAAAGAGAAGTAGCCAGTCAGACAAGTGCAGCGTGCAACGAAAACAAACGGCATCCACCTAACGAATGTTCCGAAGGACAGGACATGACGAAGGCAAGTTGCGATGATGCTTCATTTGCACTGCCGGATCTCAATCTTCCGATCGAGGATGATTCAGGTTTATGA